One genomic segment of Chryseobacterium phocaeense includes these proteins:
- a CDS encoding uroporphyrinogen-III synthase: protein MKILFTKILDPALLSRELGPGISAECIEVIRTEPVRTAAFDLKNYSLIFTSVNGVDSFFKNQFKPNEDFTAKNYNKIYCVGEKTKRRLRKYGFGTFKVLKNAETLSRFIIGNCQHEQFLHFCGNLAIDVLDKALPLQNISYKKITVYKTEELYPSAPEKYHAAVFFSPSGVRSFAKLNSLEGMKIFSIGETTSGELRRHTATEIFTSEENNLASIFGLIKKEL from the coding sequence ATGAAAATTCTATTTACCAAAATCTTAGACCCCGCATTACTTTCCAGAGAACTGGGACCGGGTATTTCGGCGGAATGTATTGAGGTGATCAGAACGGAGCCTGTAAGAACAGCAGCATTTGATTTAAAAAACTATTCCCTGATCTTTACGAGTGTAAATGGTGTAGATTCATTTTTTAAAAACCAATTTAAACCCAACGAAGATTTTACTGCAAAAAACTACAATAAAATATACTGCGTAGGCGAAAAGACAAAGCGAAGACTGAGAAAATACGGTTTCGGAACGTTCAAAGTGCTGAAAAATGCCGAGACGCTTTCCAGGTTTATCATCGGGAACTGCCAGCACGAACAGTTTCTTCACTTCTGCGGCAATCTGGCTATTGATGTTCTGGACAAAGCTCTGCCTTTACAAAACATCAGTTACAAAAAAATAACGGTGTACAAAACGGAAGAACTCTACCCTTCCGCACCTGAAAAATATCATGCCGCGGTCTTTTTTAGTCCAAGCGGAGTTCGTAGTTTTGCAAAACTCAATTCTTTAGAAGGAATGAAGATTTTTTCCATTGGTGAAACAACCTCTGGCGAACTGAGAAGGCACACGGCAACGGAGATCTTTACATCGGAAGAAAATAATCTGGCTTCTATTTTTGGATTGATTAAAAAGGAACTTTAA